The following is a genomic window from Amycolatopsis cihanbeyliensis.
GCACCAGGATCAGCACGCCCCCGCCGACCACCACGACCGCGGCCAGCACCCAGACGATCCACATCTTGCCGCCGCCCTTGCCCTGCTGGAACCGCGGGCCGCCGGGCGGTCCCTGCGGCGGGTAGCCGGGCGGCGGTCCCTGCGGAGGCGGCCCCTGCGGAGGCATGCCCTGCGGCGGGGTACCCATCCCGGGCGGCGGGCCGTACGGCGGTTGCCCCGGCGCCTGCCCCGGCGGCTGGCCGGGGGGTGGCGCCCCGTAGCCGGGCGGTGGTCCCGGTGGTGGCGGCGGTCCCTGCGGCTGCCTGCCCTGCTGTGGCTGTCCTTGTTGCCCGTACGGCTGCATCGGCGGCCCCTCTCCTTGCGGGACGGGTCGCTGCTGCCCGCCCACCTGACCGATCCCGGCCGCACCGACCGGCGCCCGCGCGGCCCGATTCCCCCCGGACGACCCGCCGGAGGACCATGCCCCGCGCGCCGTCGTGATCAGCTCCACGCAGCCGCTGTACCGCTCCGGCGGATTCTTCGCCATTCCCTTCCGCAGGATCTCATCGACCGGGGCCGGTAACCCGAGCAGGCGGGCGAGGGAAGGCGGTTCCCCGCTGAGATGTCCTTTGATCACCGCGGACACGTCGCCCTGGTACGGCGGCCTTCCGGTGAGGCAGGCATACAGCATGCAGGCCAGCGCGTACTGGTCGGTCCGGCCGTCCAGCGGCTCCCCGCGCAGATGCTCGGGGGCGGCGTAGGTCGGCGAGCCGAGGAAGTCGCCACCCCGCGTGCGATGCCCGGTGGCGCCCCTGCGGGTGAGCCCGAAGTCGGCGACGTAGACGTGCTCGCGGGCGGACTCCCGGCTGGTCACCAGTACGTTGGCCGGCTTGACGTCCAGGTGCACCAGGCCGTGCGCATGCAGCGTGTCCAGCGCGTCGGCGACCTGCTCGAGCAGGCTGAACGCGCGCTCCGGCGCCATCGGGCCGTTCCCGATCAGGCTGGCCAGGTCCGAGCCGTCCACCAGGCGCATGGCGATGTAGAGCATCCCGTCCAGCTCGCCGAAGTCGTAGAGCGGGACGATGTTGGCGTGGTCGATCGCCGAGGTGTTCCTGGCCTCGTCGACGAACCGCTCGCGGAACTCCGCGTCCGCACCGAGATGCTCGCCGATCACCTTCAACGCCACCTTGCGACCGAGCCGCACGTCGGTGGCCTTGTACATCACACTCATGCCGCCCTTGCCGAGCACACCGTCAATGCGGTAATTGCCCAGCCGGCGACCGGTGAGGTCCCCCGACACATCGCCTGTCACGCAGCGCAGCCTAACGTCCGGTGATTCGGCGACGCCGAGGGTCGGGTGCTAGCAGGAACCGGCTCTCAGAGCTTGCGGACGTCCGCCGCCTGGCTGCGGCCGTCGCGGCCGGCCTGCACCTCGAACTCGACCCGGTCGCCCTCGTCGAGGGTGCGAAATCCGTCGGCCCGGATGGCGGAGTAGTGTACGAACACATCGGGGCCTTCGGGCGATTCGATGAACCCGTAGCCTTTCTCCGCGTTGAACCACTTGACCGTGCCTACAGCCACGGCTTCCTCCTTGGGATACAGCCGAAAACGACGGCGACCGCTGCCGCCGGTGAAACTCCGGTCACGCTACCGGATTACCCGCGACGGGCAATGCCCAATTTGGCCGGAATCTCCGGCCGGAATCGTGCCCAAGGCTCAGGGGCGCATAAGACTCAATGGCTCACCTCGAACGCGTACGCGCCTGCACCAGAACCGTGCCGGGGCCCGCGAAGTCCAGCATCAGCCCCTCGCCGGTACGGACCGACTGCGGCCCGGAAGGATCCACCGCGCGCAACCGGCACTGCACGGCATCCGGGTACGCCAACAGGAAACGCGGGCTGACCGTGATCACCTCGCCGGACTCCAGGGTGAACGCGTCCACCGGCCCGGCGCAGGCGAGCACCAGTGACCCGCTGCCGCTGTAGTGCTCGAGAAATCCGGAGTCCCCGCCGAACAGGGCGCGCAACGCGGGCCACTGGGCATCGGCCCGGACGCTCGCGGGCCGGGCCAGCACCATGCCCCGCGCGACCGACCAGCCGGCGCGGCCGTTGAACTCCAGTGGATAGACATCCCCGGCATGGCTGGGCGCGAGGTCGATCCAGCCGCCCTCGGCGGGTGCCGTGAACACGGCGGTCGTCCGGCCGCCCCCGCGCACGTTGACCCGGCCCTGCCGGGCCTCCTTGATGCCGAAGCTGCACGCCAGCATCGCCTCGGCGTCGGCCTGCACGGCCTCGCCGGGCGACAGCGTGACCCTGGCGACACCGAAGCTCGGCGTATGCCTGGTGTGGACCTGCACGGTACGGCCCTCACCGCCGGGACGGGATCTGCGGGACGATCCACGCGATCAGCGCGGCGGGGTTACGGGTCTGGGTCAGCACCTGCCCCGGCCCCGCGAAGTCGAACACCAGCCCCTCCCCGCTCTTCATCGACTGGATCATGCCCTCGGACACCTTGCGCACCTGGTACTGGGTGCTGTCCGCGAAGGCCACCACATGGCCGGTGTCGATGGTGACCATCTCGCCCTGCTGCAGCGTGACCGTCTCCAGCGCGCCGTAGCAGGCGACCAGCAGTTGGCCCTGCCCGGTGGCATGGGTGAGGAAGCCGCCCTCCCCGCCGAACAGGTTCTTGAAGCCACCCCACCTGGTCTCGGTCTGCACCCCGTGCGCGGAGGCCAGCCAGCAACCCCTGGTGACGCACCAGCCCACCCGGCCGTCCATGTTGATCACCTGGACATCACCGGGAAGGTTCGCCGCGACATCCACCCAGCCGCCGTTCTGCGGCGCGGTGAAGGTAGAGATGAAGAACGACTCGCCGGCCAGGAAGGCTCTGCTCAGCCCCTTCATCACGCCGCCCTGCGACTGCGACTGGACATGCACGCCGTAGCTGGTGGCCAGCATGGCACCCGACTCGACCTGGGCGGGCTCACCCGGCGCGAGCAGCAACCGCGCCACGGCGAAGGATGGCTGGTGACGGATTTGAACCTGCATGTCCACTACTCCATAGCTCTCGGCCGCTGTCGGATCCGGGCGCTTCGCCGCGCTGACGCGGGGAGAGTCTTGCATGCCCGGCGCCGCGAGGGAGGATGGTTCTCGTGATCTCTGTCGAAGACCACCGCGCCACGGTCACCGAGCTGCTCGGCACCCGCCCGACCACCGAGCTGGCACTGGCCGACTGCGCCGGCCTGGTCCTGGCCGCCGACGTGCAGGCCGACGTCGCACTGCCCCCGTTCGACAACTCCGCGATGGACGGTTACGCCATTCGCTCGGTGGACGTGGTCGAGGCCGACGAGCAGCGGCCGGTCGAGCTTCCGGTGGCCGAGGACATCCCGGCCGGGCGCACGGACATCCCCGCGCTGCTGCCCGGCACCGCACACCGGATCATGACCGGGGCGCCGATCCCGCCCGGCGCGGACAGCGTGGTGCCGGTCGAGCGCACCAGCGGAGGCACGGACCGGGTCAGCATCTTCGCCGCCGCCGCTCCCGGGGCACACCTGCGCCGTACCGGGGAGGACGTGTCGGTCGGCACCCTCGCGCTGCCCGCGGGCAGCGTGCTCGGGCCGGCGCGGCTGGGACTGGCCGCCGCCATCGGGCTGGACCGGCTGCCGGTGCACGCCCCGCCGCGGGTGCTGGTCGTCTCCACCGGCACCGAGCTGGTGCTCCCGCCGGAACCGCTGCGGCACGGCCAGATCTACGAGTCCAACAGCATCATGCTGCACGCCGCGCTGCGCGAGCTGGGTTGCCAGGTGCGGACGGTGCGCAGCGTCGCCGACGATGTGCCCACCTTCCTCGGCGCGGTCGAACCGCTGCTCGCCGAGGCCGACCTGGTCGTCACCTCCGGCGGGGTCAGCGCCGGGGCGTACGAGGTGGTCAAGGACGCACTGGCCGAGGTCGGGGTGACCTTCGCCAGGGTGGGCATGCAACCCGGCGGCCCGCAGGGCTGCGGCCGGTGGAACGGGGTGCCGGTGGTGACCCTGCCCGGCAACCCGGTGAGCGTGCTGGTCTCCTTCGAGGCCTTCCTGCGGCCCGCGCTGCGCACCGCGCTCGGGCACACCGAGGTCGACCGGACGCGGGTACGGGCCCGGCTGACCGAGGGGCTGCGGTCGCCGGACGGCAAGCGGCAGTTCCGCCGCGGCCACTACACGCCCCCCGACTACGGTGGCGGCGCGGCGCAGGTCACCGGGGTGGTCGGCCCGCGCGGCGGTCCCGGCTCGCACCTGCTCGCCGCCTTCGCGCAGGCGAACTGCCTGATCGTGCTCCCCGAGCCGGTGACCGAGGCGGCCGAGGGTTCCGAGGTGGATGTCCTGCTGCTGTGACGACGAGCCGACGACCGGCCGGCACCGCGCCCGCGAGGTAGCCTCGACGGCGTGGGTTTCATCGCATGGATCATTTTCGGCGCGCTGGCCGGATGGGCCGCCAACCTGGTCATCGGCGGGCGGGAACGGCGTGGGCAGGGATGCATCGTCAGCGTGCTGGTCGGGGTGGTCGGCGCCGCGCTCGGCGGCCTGATCTACCGGCTGGCGACCGGTGAGGAGAAGACCTTCGAGTTCGACTTCGCCAGCTTCGGGGTCGCCGTGCTGGGCGCGGTCGTGCTGCTCGGCGTGCTACGGCTGGTGCGTGGCGCCGCCCGCCGGTAACGCCGCCGCGCCCTGCGTGACGTTTTGTAACAGTTTCTTGACAAATGGTTATTTTTCCTGGTCGACACGCTACTATCGCGGCCTCCCCCGGCAACTCGAGGGCGGGTGGCGTGCGGCGTCGGGGGCTGGACGCCACCCGCCCCCTCCGGCTTCCGTCGCTGGCGTAGCGTTGCCCGCGAATCTTGCCCTACAAACAACCTTGCCCTACGAACAAACCTCGCCCCACAAACAACCTCGCCCTACGAACAACGGGGAACTCCCAGCAGATGAGCTCCGCCCGGCCACCGGCACGTCATCCGTTCGCGCACATCGTGCACCTCGCGCGTGAGTCCGTTCCGCCGATGCACCCGGCCGGGAGGCCGTTCGTGTTCGGTGGCCTGGCCGCGACCCTGCTGCTGCGCAAGGTCTCCCCGAGGCTGGGCCGGGTCGCCGCCGCGGGCACCGCCGCGACCGCCCTGTTCTTCCGCGAACCACGCCGGGTGCCGCCACCGCGAACCGGCCTCGTGCTGTCCGCCGCGGACGGGACCGTGGCCCGCGTCGAGGAGGCCTCGCCCCCGCCCGAGCTCGGCCTGCCCGCCGGGCCGCGCACCAGGGTCAGCGTGTTCCTCTCGGTCTTCGATGTGCACGTCCAGCGGGTGCCGGTCGCCGGCCTGGTCGAGCGGATCGCCTACCGGCCGGGCAAGTTCCTCTCCGCCGACCTGGACAAGGCCAGCGAGGACAACGAGCGCAACTCGATGCTGCTGCGCACCGCCGGGGGACACGACGTGGTCACCGTGCAGATCGCCGGGCTGGTGGCCAGGCGCATCGTCTGCCAGGTCGCCGAGGGCGAGCAGGTCACCGCCGGCCGGACCTACGGCCTGATCCGGTTCGGCTCGCGCGTCGAGGTGTATCTGCCACCGGGGTCCAGGGTCCTGGTCGCCGAGGGGCAGCGGACCATCGGCGGCGAGACCGCGCTGGCCGAACTCCCCACCCCGGCCCGGTCCACGGAGGGCTGATCCGATGTCCCGGACCACCCCCGGCGTCCGGTTGCTGCCGAACGCGATCACGGTGTTGGCGCTGTGTGCCGGCCTTTCCGCCGTGCAGTTCGCGCTCACCGGCGACTACCTGCTCTCCATCGGCGCGATCGGCGTGGCCGCCGTACTGGACAGCCTGGACGGCCGGATCGCGCGGTTGCTGGACGCCACCAGCCGGATGGGCGCCGAGCTGGACTCGCTTTCCGACTCCATCTCGTTCGGCGTCGCGCCCGCGCTGGTGCTCTACATCTGGCACTTCGGCGGGGACCGGGTCGGCTGGATCGCCGCGCTGATCTTCGCCGTATGCATGATCCTGCGCCTGGCCAGGTTCAACACCCTGCTGGACGACACCGAGCAGTTGCCGTTCTCGAGCGAGTTCTTCGTGGGCGTGCCCGCGCCCGCGGGCGGCCTGCTGGTGCTGCTGCCGCTGGTGCTGAACGAGGAGTTCGGCGACGGCTGGTGGTCCAGCGAGGTGGTGGTGTGGTTCTGGACCGTGGGCATCGCCGGGTTGCTGATCAGCCGGATCCCGACCCTGTCGCTGAAGACGGTGAAGGCGCCCGCGAAGGCGGTGGCGCCGCTGCTGGTGGGCGTCGGCCTGCTGGCGGCGGCGGTGATCCAGTACCCGCTGATCGCGCTGGCCGCCTCGCTCGTGCTGTACCTGGCACACATCCCGTACTCCATCCGCCGGTACCGCTGGCTGGCCAAGCACCCGGAGGCGTGGGACGTGCCCGCGAGGGAACGCAGGGCCATCCGGCGCGCGGGCAGCTCCCGGATGCGCAGGCTCGGTCTGCGCAGGCCGCTCCGGCGCCGGGTCGCCGGTGCGGCACTGCGGGCGGTGCGGCTGCCCCGGCACGAGGAAGCGCAGCCGACCGGCACCCGTGGCCCGGAACCGGTGGGGCGCGCCGAGGACCGGGCCCACCGGCGCCGGAGCTGGCGGCGCATCGGCCTGCGCCAGCGCAACGACCGCCACTGACCCGCACCGCGGACGGCTAGGGTGGTTGCGTGACCAGCTCAGCCCAGATCACGTTGACCGTCCGGATCTCTCCCTCGGCGCTGGACAGCAGGCGAGGGATCGTGCGACTGCATCCGGAGGTGCTCGACGCGCTCGGGCTGCATGCCTGGGACGCGGTGCACCTGACCGGGGCCCGTGTCAGCGCCGCGCTCGCCGCCCCGGCGAGCGTGCAGGGCGCCCCTGGCGTGGTGCTCGCGGACGACGTCACCATGTCCAACCTCGGCGTGACCGAGGGAGCCGAGGTCGTGCTGCGCCCCGCGGAGGTGACGGCGGCCCGCTCGGTGGTCGTCGCGGGCTCGCGGCTGGCAAGGACCTCGCTGCCACCGAACACGCTGCGGCTGGCCCTGATCGGCAAGGTGCTCACCGTCGGCGACGCGGTCTCGCTGCTGCCGCAGGATCTCGCCCCGCCGCCCGGGGCTGACGTGTCCGCCGCACGCAGCAAGCTCTCCGGCGCGATCGGTATGACCTGGACCAACGAGCTGCTCACCGTGACCGCCACCGAACCGGAGGGCCCGGTCGCGGTCGGACCGTCCACCGTGGTGCGCTGGCGGGACGAGCAGGCCGCCACCGGGCAGGACACCGCCGCCACGCCCGCGCCACCGCGGACCGGCCGGGACGAGGTCCTGGAAGCCGAGGTGGTCGAGGAGGAACCGGACGAGGTCCCGCCACCGCCGGTGGCCGACCTCGCCGGTGCCGAGCAGGCGGCCCGCAGGCTCACCGAATGGCTCGACCTCGCCTTCCACCGGCCGGAGCTGCTGGCGAGGCTCGGCGCCGGGACGCACCTCGGGGTACTGCTTTCCGGGCCGGAGGGGGCCGGCAAGGCGACCCTGGTCCGTGCGGTCGCGCACACCGAGCAGGTCAGGGTGGTGACCCTGGCGGCGCCGAACGTGGCCGTGCTGCGGCCGGACGCCGCCGCCGAGCGGGTCAGGGAGGCCGTCGAGCGGGCAGCGGGCGACGGACCCGCCGTGCTGCTGCTGACCGATATCGACGCGCTGCTGCCCGCGCACCAGCCACCGCCGGTGGCCACCGTGATCCTGGAGCACCTGCGGGCGGCACTGGCCAAGCCGGGATGCGCCGTGGTGGCGACCACCGCGCATCCCGAGTCCGCCGATCCCCGGCTGCGCGGTGCCGACCTGCTCGACCGCGAGCTGATGCTCTCGTTGCCCGACACCAGGACACGCACCGAATTGCTGCGGATCGTGCTGCGCGAGGCCCCGGTCGAGCACGGCGTCGACTTCGGCGCGATCGCCGAGCGAACCCCCGGTTTCGTCGCGGCCGACCTGATCGCGCTACGCCGGGACGCCGCGCTGCGGGCCGCGCTGCGCCAGCGGGACGTGGTGGAGCCGCAGATCAGCGAGCAGGACCTGCTGGACGCGCTCGCCACGGTGCGGCCGATCTCGATGTCCACTTCGGACACGCTGGCGACCGGCGGGCTCTCGCTCGACGATGTGGGCGACATGACCGAGGTCAAGCAGTCGCTCACCGAGACGGTGCTGTGGCCGCTGCGCTACCCGGACTCCTTCGCCAGGCTGGGCGTCGCCCCGCCCCGCGGGGTGCTGCTGTACGGCCCGCCCGGCGGCGGGAAAACCTTCCTGATGCGCGCGCTGGCCGGGACCGGCGCGCTGAACGTGTTCGCGGTCAAAGGCGCCGAGTTGATGGACAAATGGGTCGGCGAGTCCGAGCGGTCGGTCCGCGAGCTGTTCCGCAGGGCCGCCGAGGCCGCGCCCGCGCTGGTCTTCCTCGACGAGATCGACGCGCTGGCGCCACGCCGCGGGCAGTCCGGGGACTCCGGGGTGTCCGACCGGGTGGTGGCCGCGTTGCTCACCGAGCTGGACGGGGTGGAGCCGATGCGGGACGTGGTCGTGGTCGGCGCCACCAACCGGCCGGAGCTGGTCGACCCCGCGCTGCTCCGCCCCGGCAGGCTGGAACGGCAGGTGTACGTGCCGCCGCCGGACGCCGAGGCACGGGCGGACATCCTGCGGGCGAACGCGCGGAACACCCCACTGGCCGGGGACGTGGACCTCGACGCGCTCGCCGGGACACTGGCGGGTTACTCGGCCGCCGACTGCGCCGCGCTGATCAGGGAGGCCGCGCTCACCGCGATGCGCGCGTCACTGGAAGCCAGCGAGGTCACCGCGGGGCACCTGGCGACCGCGCGGGAGGCCGTACGGCCCTCCCTGGACGAGGCTCAGCTCGCGGCGCTGGAGGCCTACGCCGGCACCCGGGGGGCGTGAGGCGCCCGCTCAGTGCCTGTCCGAGCACGCGTTCGCCGCTCACCACGGTTCCGAGCCGTTCTCCGGCGCCGGCTCAGTTCTTGCCGCCGCTTCCGGCGCCCGCGTAGTCCTTGGTGACGATCACGATCACCCCGGGGCTGGAGTCGGCGATACCGTCGAAGCGGGCCTCGGCCCGCATCCCGAAGGTGTCGGCGAGGACGCGCGCCGCCGCCTCCTCCCCGGTTCCCGGGCGGAAGTACGCGGTGGTCTCCGGGATGATCCCGGAGGAGTAGTTGCTGGTCTCCACCACGGTCCAGCCCTGGCCGCGCAGGTCGTCGGAGGCGCGGTGGGCCAGGCCCTTGATCTTGCTGTTGTTGTAGACCCGCACCGAGACCGTCTTGGCGGCGGCCTGCCTGTCCTCGGCACCGGGCCCGTCACCCTCGGGATCGCCCGGTTCCGCACCGCCCGGCTCGGACGGCGAGTCGCTCGCGGTGGTCTCGGTGCCTTCGGTCGGGGTACCCGTCGTGGTGGTGGAGGTGGTGGGCGGCGCGGAGGTCGGGTCGCCGCCCGGCTCGTCCGGGCCCGCCGGGGTGGAGGTCGCGGGCGGCGCGGCGGTGTCCTCGGAGTCACCGCTGGTCAGTACCGTCACTCCACCGACGACGGCCGCCGCCACCGCGACGGCGAGCAAGCCGATCCCCGCGGCTCGCGCCGGCCTGGACACACCAGAGAAGTTGCTCACAGCTCGATTCCCAACCGCCGTGCCGCGCGGGTGCGCTGCCTGCTGGCGCGCATCTTCCGCAGTCGCTTGACCAGCATCGGATCGGCACGCATGGCTTCCTGCTTGTCGATCAGCTGGTTGAGTACCTGGTAGTACCGCGTCGGGGACATGGCGAACAGCTCACGAATCGCCTGTTCCTTCGCCCCGGCGTACTTCCACCACTGCCGCTCGAACGCCAGCACCGCCTCCTCGCGGCTCGACAACCCCTCCGCGGGCTCGCCTGCGGGCGCGGGCGTGGACGGCGTACCCGATGTGGCCGTCGACTCCGCGGCGTCCATCTTGCTCCTTCGCATCGAGTCGTGCTCAATCAGCGAATGACACGGCTGTCGTTCCGATGCGCCATTAGATCACGCCCGTCGATGCGAACGCAGGCATCACTCCCGGCGCGTCACGCCGGGAGCCGCCGGTAGTATCCGAACGCGTGACCGTCCACGCTATCCGCATCGCCGGTGACCCCGTGCTGCACCACCCCACCCGCGAGGTGGAGACGTTCGATGAGGAGCTGCGCACCCTCACCGGGGACATGTTCGAGACGATGTACGCCGCCCAGGGCGTCGGGCTCGCCGCCAACCAGATCGGTGTCGACCTGCGGGTTTTCGTCTACGACTGCCCGGATGACGAGGGGGTACAGCACAAGGGGCTGGTAGTGAACCCGCGGCTGGAGGTCTCGGAGATCCCGGAGACGATGCCCGACCCCGACGACGACTGGGAGGGCTGCCTCTCCGTTCCCGGTGAGTCCTACCCCACCGGGAGGGCGAGCTGGGCGAAGGTCACCGGCTTCGACCTGGAAGGTCAGCCGATCGAGGTGGAGGGCACCGGCTACTTCGCCCGCTGCCTGCAGCACGAGACCGACCACCTGGACGGCTACATCTACCTGGACCGGCTCGTCGGCAGGCACGCCAGGGCGGCCAAGAAGATGCTCAAACACAACAAATGGGGTGTGCCCGGAAACAGCTGGCTTCCGGAGCCCGCCAGCGCCTGAGCCCGTGCTCCACAAGGCGCGCTGGCCGTCGGCCAGGCGCCCGCACCACCGTGCGCAGGTACCTTCTTGTCCCGCCCCTAGCCCGGTTCGAGGAGCTCGGCGGGGTCGAAGTCCAGGGCGAACGGCTCGATGACGCGGAACCGCTCAGTCGCGACTCACATAGGCGTTCGCCGCCCCCTCGTATGGACTCATCGTCAGATATCCCCCAGGCACTCGTACTTACGGGCGTGTACCCGGGGAAGCGGCAGGTACTGCTCCGCCAACTCGGTGTTCCACATCCCGTAGAACTCCACCAGCGGGTCGAACTCGGGAGACACCATCAACGGCTCCGCCACGTTCCTGCTCCTTTTCCCGTGCGCCTGGGGACGCACTGGCAAGTATGCCCCAGTCGTTCCCGCCGACCCAGCCCTGACCAGTGCGAACGGATCCGTTCGCCCAAGATCCCCCGAAAGGATGGAGCGCGGTGGCGGTTGTGGTCTTGCCTGCGACGTGGCATGGTCGAGGAACAACCACACACACCGCGGGAGCTCGCGCCTTGGCGGGCTGAGAGGGTGGCTGGTGCCCGATCCGGGGACCGGTGCCGCCGACCGCATGAACCTGACCGGGTAATGCCGGCGTAGGGAGTGAATCGTGACGACACTGGAGAACTCCGCCGCGGCCAACGCCACCGATGCCGTTCCGCAGGTGACCACCGGGCCGATCACCGGCTCGCACAAGGTCTACCACCAGACCGAGTCGGGTCTGCGGGTACCGGCTCGGCGCGTCGATCTTTCCAACGGCGAGCACTTCGACGTCTACGACACCTCCGGCCCGTACACCGATCCGGACGCGCGAATCGACGTCCACAAAGGACTACATCCGATGCGTTCCGGCTGGATCGACGGGAGGGAGCACGGAACACAGCTCGGCTGGGCCAAAGCCGGGGTGATCACCCGCGAGATGGAGTTCGTGGCGGCACGTGAGCGGATGGACCCGGAGTTCGTCCGCGCCGAGGTCGCCAGCGGCAGGGCGGTCATTCCGGTCAACCGCAAGCATCCGGAGAGCGAACCGGCGATCATCGGGAAGAACTTCCTGGTGAAGGTCAACGCCAACATGGGCAACTCCGCCGTCTGGTCCTCTGTGGAGGAAGAGGTCGACAAGATGGTGTGGGCCTCCCGCTGGGGCGCCGACACGATCATGGACCTTTCCACCGGCAAGCGTATCCACGAGACCCGCGAATGGATCATCCGCAACTCGCCGGTCCCGGTCGGCACCGTGCCCATCTACCAGGCGCTGGAGAAGGTGAACGGCGAGCCGGAGAGGCTCACCTGGGAGATCTACCGGGACACCGTGCTCGAGCAGTGCGAGCAGGGCGTGGACTACATGACCGTGCACGCGGGCGTGCTGCTGCGGTACGTGCCGCTGACCGCGCGGCGGGTCACCGGGATCGTCTCCCGCGGCGGGTCGATCATGGCGGCCTGGTGCCTCGCGCACCACAAGGAGTCCTTCCTCTACACGCATTTCTCCGAGCTGTGCGAGATCCTGCGCTCCTACGACGTGACCTTCTCGCTCGGCGACGGCCTGCGCCCCGGTTCGATCGCCGATGCCAACGACCGCGCGCAGTTCGCCGAGTTGGAGACACTGGGCGAGCTCACGCACATCGCCCGCGAGCACGATGTGCAGGTGATGATCGAGGGGCCAGGGCACGTCCCGATGCACAAGATCA
Proteins encoded in this region:
- a CDS encoding serine/threonine-protein kinase, whose product is MTGDVSGDLTGRRLGNYRIDGVLGKGGMSVMYKATDVRLGRKVALKVIGEHLGADAEFRERFVDEARNTSAIDHANIVPLYDFGELDGMLYIAMRLVDGSDLASLIGNGPMAPERAFSLLEQVADALDTLHAHGLVHLDVKPANVLVTSRESAREHVYVADFGLTRRGATGHRTRGGDFLGSPTYAAPEHLRGEPLDGRTDQYALACMLYACLTGRPPYQGDVSAVIKGHLSGEPPSLARLLGLPAPVDEILRKGMAKNPPERYSGCVELITTARGAWSSGGSSGGNRAARAPVGAAGIGQVGGQQRPVPQGEGPPMQPYGQQGQPQQGRQPQGPPPPPGPPPGYGAPPPGQPPGQAPGQPPYGPPPGMGTPPQGMPPQGPPPQGPPPGYPPQGPPGGPRFQQGKGGGKMWIVWVLAAVVVVGGGVLILVLALGGEGNEGGQNPPQETTRSAPDIPVGPGGSQPSTPPSSSVGNEPPESIPVVPTN
- a CDS encoding cold-shock protein, translated to MAVGTVKWFNAEKGYGFIESPEGPDVFVHYSAIRADGFRTLDEGDRVEFEVQAGRDGRSQAADVRKL
- a CDS encoding AIM24 family protein; this translates as MQVHTRHTPSFGVARVTLSPGEAVQADAEAMLACSFGIKEARQGRVNVRGGGRTTAVFTAPAEGGWIDLAPSHAGDVYPLEFNGRAGWSVARGMVLARPASVRADAQWPALRALFGGDSGFLEHYSGSGSLVLACAGPVDAFTLESGEVITVSPRFLLAYPDAVQCRLRAVDPSGPQSVRTGEGLMLDFAGPGTVLVQARTRSR
- a CDS encoding TIGR00266 family protein, which codes for MQVQIRHQPSFAVARLLLAPGEPAQVESGAMLATSYGVHVQSQSQGGVMKGLSRAFLAGESFFISTFTAPQNGGWVDVAANLPGDVQVINMDGRVGWCVTRGCWLASAHGVQTETRWGGFKNLFGGEGGFLTHATGQGQLLVACYGALETVTLQQGEMVTIDTGHVVAFADSTQYQVRKVSEGMIQSMKSGEGLVFDFAGPGQVLTQTRNPAALIAWIVPQIPSRR
- the glp gene encoding gephyrin-like molybdotransferase Glp, with the protein product MVLVISVEDHRATVTELLGTRPTTELALADCAGLVLAADVQADVALPPFDNSAMDGYAIRSVDVVEADEQRPVELPVAEDIPAGRTDIPALLPGTAHRIMTGAPIPPGADSVVPVERTSGGTDRVSIFAAAAPGAHLRRTGEDVSVGTLALPAGSVLGPARLGLAAAIGLDRLPVHAPPRVLVVSTGTELVLPPEPLRHGQIYESNSIMLHAALRELGCQVRTVRSVADDVPTFLGAVEPLLAEADLVVTSGGVSAGAYEVVKDALAEVGVTFARVGMQPGGPQGCGRWNGVPVVTLPGNPVSVLVSFEAFLRPALRTALGHTEVDRTRVRARLTEGLRSPDGKRQFRRGHYTPPDYGGGAAQVTGVVGPRGGPGSHLLAAFAQANCLIVLPEPVTEAAEGSEVDVLLL
- a CDS encoding GlsB/YeaQ/YmgE family stress response membrane protein: MGFIAWIIFGALAGWAANLVIGGRERRGQGCIVSVLVGVVGAALGGLIYRLATGEEKTFEFDFASFGVAVLGAVVLLGVLRLVRGAARR
- a CDS encoding phosphatidylserine decarboxylase; translation: MSSARPPARHPFAHIVHLARESVPPMHPAGRPFVFGGLAATLLLRKVSPRLGRVAAAGTAATALFFREPRRVPPPRTGLVLSAADGTVARVEEASPPPELGLPAGPRTRVSVFLSVFDVHVQRVPVAGLVERIAYRPGKFLSADLDKASEDNERNSMLLRTAGGHDVVTVQIAGLVARRIVCQVAEGEQVTAGRTYGLIRFGSRVEVYLPPGSRVLVAEGQRTIGGETALAELPTPARSTEG
- the pssA gene encoding CDP-diacylglycerol--serine O-phosphatidyltransferase; translated protein: MSRTTPGVRLLPNAITVLALCAGLSAVQFALTGDYLLSIGAIGVAAVLDSLDGRIARLLDATSRMGAELDSLSDSISFGVAPALVLYIWHFGGDRVGWIAALIFAVCMILRLARFNTLLDDTEQLPFSSEFFVGVPAPAGGLLVLLPLVLNEEFGDGWWSSEVVVWFWTVGIAGLLISRIPTLSLKTVKAPAKAVAPLLVGVGLLAAAVIQYPLIALAASLVLYLAHIPYSIRRYRWLAKHPEAWDVPARERRAIRRAGSSRMRRLGLRRPLRRRVAGAALRAVRLPRHEEAQPTGTRGPEPVGRAEDRAHRRRSWRRIGLRQRNDRH
- a CDS encoding AAA family ATPase encodes the protein MTSSAQITLTVRISPSALDSRRGIVRLHPEVLDALGLHAWDAVHLTGARVSAALAAPASVQGAPGVVLADDVTMSNLGVTEGAEVVLRPAEVTAARSVVVAGSRLARTSLPPNTLRLALIGKVLTVGDAVSLLPQDLAPPPGADVSAARSKLSGAIGMTWTNELLTVTATEPEGPVAVGPSTVVRWRDEQAATGQDTAATPAPPRTGRDEVLEAEVVEEEPDEVPPPPVADLAGAEQAARRLTEWLDLAFHRPELLARLGAGTHLGVLLSGPEGAGKATLVRAVAHTEQVRVVTLAAPNVAVLRPDAAAERVREAVERAAGDGPAVLLLTDIDALLPAHQPPPVATVILEHLRAALAKPGCAVVATTAHPESADPRLRGADLLDRELMLSLPDTRTRTELLRIVLREAPVEHGVDFGAIAERTPGFVAADLIALRRDAALRAALRQRDVVEPQISEQDLLDALATVRPISMSTSDTLATGGLSLDDVGDMTEVKQSLTETVLWPLRYPDSFARLGVAPPRGVLLYGPPGGGKTFLMRALAGTGALNVFAVKGAELMDKWVGESERSVRELFRRAAEAAPALVFLDEIDALAPRRGQSGDSGVSDRVVAALLTELDGVEPMRDVVVVGATNRPELVDPALLRPGRLERQVYVPPPDAEARADILRANARNTPLAGDVDLDALAGTLAGYSAADCAALIREAALTAMRASLEASEVTAGHLATAREAVRPSLDEAQLAALEAYAGTRGA
- a CDS encoding LytR C-terminal domain-containing protein, with the protein product MSRPARAAGIGLLAVAVAAAVVGGVTVLTSGDSEDTAAPPATSTPAGPDEPGGDPTSAPPTTSTTTTGTPTEGTETTASDSPSEPGGAEPGDPEGDGPGAEDRQAAAKTVSVRVYNNSKIKGLAHRASDDLRGQGWTVVETSNYSSGIIPETTAYFRPGTGEEAAARVLADTFGMRAEARFDGIADSSPGVIVIVTKDYAGAGSGGKN